A genomic segment from Syngnathus scovelli strain Florida chromosome 3, RoL_Ssco_1.2, whole genome shotgun sequence encodes:
- the igsf9b gene encoding uncharacterized protein igsf9b isoform X1 produces the protein MGLERRWLQAITITLAIFLLSVSQSLSSVVRGREGGSAELGCSLASKSDDATSPNIFPLHVVEWVRLGYSVPILIKFGVYAPRVHPNYKGRVSLTRGASLLVERLTLEDEGWFECRILLLDSKTDDFQNGTWTFLSITAPPVFIKTPPTFVEVLLGDSLTLSCGAHGNPRPTVVWHKDESPIEKHEKIKVLNGTLSLTSATRNTSGVYKCHVSNSEGNLTHAMQLQVKGPPIIIISPEDTTLNMSQDAVLQCQADAYPSNLTYEWMKQGQNVYHIESLKSRVKILVDGTLLIPNLIPEDAGNYTCVPTNGILTPPSASAHLKVKHPARVVRMPRETYLPSGMEGVIVCPVQADPPVLYVNWTKDGNNLNLDNLPGWMVNSEGSVFIATANDNAVGMYSCTAYNSYGTMGQSEPTKVIVQDPPAFQVPPRPEYLQEVGRELIIPCEADGDPAPNITWSKIGPIPRTQYFVLANGSLLLQPLSKDHHGGWECLASNRVATVSAGTVVMVLGTSPHGASSVSVSTEINQANVSWVPGFDGGYTQKFTVWVKQASRGKHEWASLPVPTSKNYLLVTNLLAATTYQFSVLPQNKLGSGPFSEIVTVRTQAVPTEAPTIITTLLILEPPIILSANRTRQGVLLQWSPPEIPSSPLTSYVLQARRNQGQWVILSSNISANESEVLVQGLLRDSSYDLRLMSRSNQVRSEPSDFVSISTTGMEMYPLSPSFLELVPAPLLAGVVAGVCFLFMAIVLSLVTACYMRNWREQRRRKRQQDVPSAFQKSPSSETRSPPRSPDSVLKLKLCPPIPFFPTSSSHYDRSSFDKGSRGEYQDQRKQLLANSSPPPHYTLFESHLGSQAPSPTSLESIHRGPDGRFIIQPLIESSSPTNKKNLKDILQSNGGASGSGSNRTSFRDSPKSSILSSDKGSPPTVDVLEISRSPSSPGRVRAIARNFSRHGCFYSDDEHGSENLLERASFYSDNSEKKTSDSMKRHRKPARTEDLFPILSRRTYILDSEADSPLISGYRQMASHLTDDSTLITQLDSELENDNIQKCIQLAKEREEMERELQRYTSNLRNQDDGKESPKCSVSQSDEEPVWKLQDVTLRQKHKPSGHTSRVADYRRACYFGSTSSPTDRVPTSHIEWDISPVTAVTNLVPVKSHWESPSAVLQQLQHSHLCAEPTESLHSPVTQNTSLPVPSTEVTFENATVRCLATSPRAKSLSPHRDLDLSRKSMTEGLQETSVSGAPSRSRNSYAYGTRNWNPASLSPLVYSKRSASPAFTVSSSYGAAKDPGPSSSPTSPYEHQVKANGKGDKHKGCNVRHSLGSEPEGVRARSRRSEKCFFSDSPSPMSTLTLVEEAESDRSQFSVPGMSGSFKTKPAASPPKMSSLQTSAILEYLSLPGFIEMSVDEPVEQAEVTNTVGQCLDQKSVQPTVAKPDVVPKNWEVHVQEMDSNKMKGCFEQSLLPEKRSSRAQGEAREHLHRVRFPDDIRPRSPAPEKTSKQLYNEKTQIRAETKPSESRLGSRPAHTLLSAAKGMVDIVSKHSPSFVDSTESLSEQPQRQGSPGNRTNNIALRISQAPVPFLKKSLSVGPCRTLSGMGPPRPFLKKSISFGSPRWEHFETPRPYISEKCYWDEFPNPDVRVKSYSLGRTPSSFLRPGPSWREYIPLRRPTMGSLERPRCASRSSPSYFTPNMYPPRESPVPPMSEHCDPRRQATVFPDSSRWSPSYPDRLRTAQYKYFPMPASIPVPTHHPWPVPRPESMSQMDPRMGPPRSYLPRGISWPSPYCMPFPQREADGYRLVDRTMRRAGESEPREVREGGRASYASQSSGRGSAGLFRQSMSITPTLLSSPETTEESERHRAELDPPERKSKSRRNTSVDESYEWDSADACVDSEVLEALRFDQSQANFQTSRGRLVCDQPAGLQDQRHKGTSPPACPTVSADTPCSQYRQSLSEARFNALRQEYQEYRRAQESICPHEPYLAPGHDSDSDANSALL, from the exons ATGGGACTGGAGAGAAGGTGGCTTCAGGCGATCACCATCACTCTTGCCATCTTTCTGCTAA GTGTGTCTCAAAGTTTGTCATCAGTTGTTCGTGGCAGAGAGGGGGGGTCTGCCGAGCTGGGCTGCAGTCTCGCTTCAAAATCTGACGACGCCACCAGCCCAAACATCTTCCCGTTACATGTGGTGGAGTGGGTGCGGCTCGGTTACAGCGTTCCCATCCTCATCAAATTTGGAGTGTATGCTCCTCGAGTTCATCCCAACTACAAGG GGCGGGTCTCCCTCACCCGCGGCGCCTCCCTGCTGGTGGAACGGCTAACCCTCGAGGATGAGGGCTGGTTCGAGTGCCGCATCCTGCTACTGGACAGCAAAACGGACGACTTCCAAAACGGCACGTGGACCTTCCTCTCCATCACAG CTCCGCCGGTGTTTATCAAGACACCACCAACTTTTGTGGAGGTTTTGCTCGGAGACTCTCTGACGCTCAGCTGTGGAGCTCATGGCAACCCTCGCCCAACTGTTGTGTGGCACAAAGATGAGAGCCCAATTGAGAAACATGAAAAGATCAAG GTGCTCAACGGTACCTTGTCTTTGACCTCAGCCACAAGAAACACTTCTGGAGTCTACAAATGTCATGTTTCTAATTCAGAAGGCAACCTGACGCATGCGATGCAGTTGCAGGTCAAAG GTCCTCCAATCATCATCATTTCGCCAGAGGACACCACTCTTAATATGTCCCAGGATGCAGTTCTGCAGTGCCAGGCTGACGCTTACCCttccaacctcacatatgagtggaTGAAACAAGGACAGAATGTTTACCATATTGA atcTTTAAAATCCAGAGTGAAGATTTTGGTGGACGGCACCCTTTTAATCCCTAATCTAATTCCAGAAGATGCTGGAAACTACACCTGTGTCCCAACAAATGGGATACTAACTCCACCATCAGCCTCAGCACATCTTAAAGTGAAAC ACCCAGCTCGAGTTGTACGAATGCCTCGGGAAACCTACTTGCCATCTGGCATGGAGGGGGTCATTGTGTGTCCTGTCCAGGCGGACCCCCCAGTGCTGTATGTGAACTGGACCAAAGATGGGAACAATTTAAATCTTGACAAT TTGCCAGGCTGGATGGTGAACTCTGAGGGCTCGGTTTTCATAGCAACGGCAAACGACAATGCTGTGGGCATGTACAGCTGCACTGCGTATAACAGCTACGGCACCATGGGTCAATCTGAGCCCACCAAGGTCATTGTGCAG GATCCACCCGCATTCCAGGTGCCTCCTCGGCCTGAGTATCttcaggaggtgggcagagagttgATCATCCCTTGTGAAGCCGATGGAGATCCTGCGCCAAACATAACATGGAGCAAG ATTGGCCCTATTCCTCGTACTCAGTACTTTGTGTTGGCTAACGGTTCCCTCCTGCTGCAGCCTCTCAGTAAAGACCATCATGGGGGCTGGGAATGCTTGGCTTCGAATCGTGTAGCAACTGTCAGTGCAGGCACTGTGGTGATGGTGCTTG GTACCAGTCCTCATGGTGCGTCTTCAGTATCTGTGAGCACAGAGATAAACCAAGCTAATGTATCCTGGGTACCTGGGTTTGATGGTGGATACACCCAGAAGTTCACTGTTTG ggTCAAGCAAGCATCCAGAGGTAAACATGAATGGGCATCTTTACCGGTGCCCACATCCAAAAACTACTTGTTGGTCACCAACCTTCTGGCTGCGACAACTTATCAGTTCAGTGTCCTACCTCAGAATAAACTCGGCTCTGGACCTTTCAGTGAAATTGTTACTGTAAGAACTCAAG CTGTGCCAACAGAAGCCCCAACAATCATCACCACTCTACTAATACTCGAACCACCCATCATCTTGTCTGCTAACCGGACACGACAAGGCGTTCTCCTCCAGTGGTCACCTCCTGAGATTCCATCCTCTCCCCTGACAAGTTATGTGCTGCAGGCTCGTCGGAATCAGGGCCAGTGGGTCATCCTTAGCAGCAACATCAGTGCCAATGAGAGTGAAGTCCTTGTACAAGGACTTCTTCGC GACTCCAGTTATGATCTGAGGCTGATGTCCCGCAGCAATCAAGTGCGCAGTGAACCAAGTGATTTTGTCAGTATATCTACTACAG GGATGGAGATGTACCCCCTAAGCCCTAGTTTCTTGGAGCTTGTCCCTGCACCCCTTCTTGCAGGCGTGGTCGCAGGGGTGTGCTTCCTTTTCATGGCCATCGTGCTCTCATTAGTCACAGCTTGCTATATGAGAAACTGGAGAGAGCAGCGGCGCCGGAAGAGACAACAAG ATGTCCCATCGGCTTTCCAGAAGAGTCCATCTTCTGA AACTCGCTCTCCTCCCCGCAGCCCAGACAGTGTCTTGAAGCTGAAACTGTGTCCACCTATTCCCTTCTTCCCCACTTCCTCTTCACATTATGATCGCTCCTCGTTCGATAAAGGCAGTCGAGGAGAATACCAAGACCAGCGCAAGCAACTTTTGGCCAACTCATCTCCACCACCGCATTACACACTCTTTGAGAGCCACCTGGGGTCTCAGGCTCCTTCCCCAACATCTTTGGAGTCAATTCACAGAGGCCCAGATGGACGTTTCATAATCCAGCCTCTGATAGAGAGTTCCAGTCccaccaataaaaaaaatctcaaggatATCTTGCAAAGCAATGGCGGCGCAAGTGGCTCAGGAAGCAACCGGACATCGTTTCGAGACTCCCCAAAATCAAGTATCTTGAGTTCCGACAAGGGTTCGCCACCTACTGTGGATGTCCTGGAGATCAGCAGGTCTCCCTCCTCCCCTGGAAGAGTACGGGCCATTGCTCGAAACTTCTCCCGTCATGGCTGTTTTTACTCTGATGATGAACATGGTTCCGAGAACCTCCTGGAAAGAGCAAGTTTCTATTCAGACAACAGtgagaaaaaaacaagtgaCTCAATGAAAAGGCATCGCAAGCCAGCCCGTACTGAAGACCTTTTCCCCATTTTGTCAAGAAGAACCTATATTTTGGATAGCGAGGCAGACAGTCCACTGATCTCAGGCTATCGACAAATGGCCAGTCACCTTACCGATGACAGCACACTTATCACACAACTTGACAGTGAACTGGAGAACGATAACATCCAAAAGTGCATCCAACTGGCCAAGGAGAGGGAGGAAATGGAGCGTGAGCTCCAACGCTACACCAGCAATCTCAGAAACCAAGATGATGGGAAAGAGAGCCCAAAATGTAGCGTATCCCAGTCAGATGAAGAACCTGTCTGGAAACTACAAGATGTTACGCTTCGTCAAAAACACAAGCCCTCAGGACACACGAGTCGGGTAGCAGACTATCGAAGGGCGTGTTACTTTGGGAGCACGAGTAGTCCTACGGACAGAGTTCCTACATCTCACATTGAGTGGGACATTAGCCCTGTTACCGCCGTAACGAACCTTGTTCCGGTAAAGAGCCACTGGGAGAGCCCATCGGCAGTATTACAGCAGCTACAGCATTCTCATTTGTGTGCAGAACCTACAGAGTCCCTTCATTCTCCGGTGACTCAGAACACTTCCCTTCCCGTGCCTTCCACAGAGGTGACATTTGAAAACGCCACAGTTCGATGCTTAGCCACGTCGCCCAGAGCCAAGTCGCTGAGCCCTCACAGAGATTTAGATCTGAGTAGGAAGTCCATGACAGAAGGCCTCCAGGAAACTAGTGTCAGCGGTGCCCCTTCCCGCTCTAGGAATTCATATGCTTATGGCACTCGGAATTGGAATCCAGCTTCTCTGAGTCCTTTAGTCTACAGTAAGCGGTCTGCGAGTCCAGCTTTTACTGTTTCATCATCATATGGAGCCGCAAAAGATCCCGGTCCCTCAAGTAGCCCTACCTCACCCTATGAGCATCAGGTTAAAGCAAATGGCAAAGGCGATAAACACAAAGGCTGCAACGTCCGTCACAGTTTGGGATCAGAACCAGAAGGTGTCCGAGCACGCTCCAGAAGGAGTGAAAAATGTTTCTTCTCTGATAGTCCCAGCCCGATGTCTACATTGACTCTcgtagaagaagctgaaagcgaTCGATCCCAATTTTCTGTCCCAGGCATGTCGGGGTCATTCAAGACCAAGCCAGCTGCATCCCCTCCTAAAATGTCGTCACTGCAGACGAGTGCAATTCTGGAATATCTGAGCCTCCCAGGTTTTATAGAGATGAGTGTAGATGAACCCGTAGAACAGGCTGAAGTTACAAATACTGTTGGACAATGTTTGGACCAGAAATCTGTACAACCCACAGTGGCTAAGCCTGATGTTGTCCCTAAGAACTGGGAAGTTCATGTCCAAGAAATGGATTCAAATAAAATGAAGGGTTGCTTTGAACAATCACTTTTGCCAGAAAAACGAAGCTCTAGGGCTCAGGGTGAAGCAAGGGAGCATCTACATCGGGTAAGGTTTCCAGATGACATAAGACCACGGTCACCTGCTCCAGAAAAAACTAGCAAACAACTATACAATGAAAAAACACAGATTCGAGCTGAGACCAAACCCAGTGAGTCAAGACTGGGTTCCAGACCAGCTCACACTTTGCTCAGTGCCGCAAAAGGCATGGTGGACATCGTGTCAAAACATTCTCCGAGCTTTGTGGACAGTACTGAGTCTTTATCCGAGCAACCCCAGAGACAAGGTTCTCCGGGCAATAGGACCAATAACATTGCACTACGAATAAGTCAAGCCCCGGTGCCATTTTTGAAGAAATCCTTGAGCGTGGGCCCTTGTAGAACACTCTCCGGTATGGGACCCCCCCGACCTTTCCTTAAGAAGTCTATCAGTTTTGGCTCCCCGAGGTGGGAGCACTTTGAGACCCCAAGGCCATACATCTCTGAGAAATGTTACTGGGATGAATTCCCAAATCCAGATGTCAGAGTCAAGTCTTACAGTTTAGGTCGCACTCCATCTTCCTTTCTCAGGCCAGGTCCTTCGTGGAGAGAGTACATCCCTCTCAGGCGTCCCACCATGGGGAGCTTGGAGAGGCCCAGATGTGCGTCAAGATCAAGTCCCTCCTACTTTACTCCTAACATGTACCCACCCAGAGAAAGCCCAGTCCCCCCAATGTCGGAGCACTGCGATCCACGACGGCAAGCGACAGTTTTTCCTGATTCCTCAAGATGGTCCCCGTCTTATCCAGATAGGCTGAGAACTGCTCAGTACAAGTATTTCCCCATGCCCGCCAGCATCCCGGTTCCCACTCACCACCCCTGGCCAGTACCCAGACCAGAGAGCATGAGTCAGATGGACCCCAGAATGGGCCCCCCGAGGTCCTACCTGCCCAGAGGCATCAGCTGGCCCTCCCCCTACTGCATGCCTTTCCCTCAGAGGGAGGCTGACGGTTACCGACTTGTTGACAGAACAATGAGGCGGGCGGGCGAGTCGGAGCCCCGAGAGGTCAGAGAAGGAGGAAGGGCCAGTTATGCCAGTCAGAGCAGTGGGAGGGGGAGCGCCGGTCTCTTTCGCCAGTCAATGTCCATCACTCCCACACTGCTCAGCTCCCCCGAAACCACAGAGGAGAGTGAGCGGCACAGAGCTGAGCTGGATCCACCTGAGAGGAAATCGAAAAG TAGAAGGAACACGTCAGTAGATGAAAGTTATGAGTGGGATTCTGCTGACGCATGTGTGGACTCTGAAGTCCTGGAGGCCTTGAGGTTTGATCAGTCACAAGCAAATTTCCAGACAAGCAGAGGGAGGCTTGTGTGCGATCAACCTGCTGGCCTCCAGGACCAAAGACACAAAG GCACGTCTCCCCCAGCCTGCCCAACTGTTTCCGCCGACACACCTTGCAGCCAGTACCGCCAATCCCTTAGCGAGGCGCGTTTCAACGCTCTCCGGCAGGAGTACCAAGAGTACAGGCGGGCTCAGGAGTCCATCTGTCCCCACGAGCCCTACCTCGCCCCTGGACATGATTCGGATTCTGACGCCAACTCAGCACTGCTCTAG